Proteins encoded within one genomic window of Tigriopus californicus strain San Diego chromosome 12, Tcal_SD_v2.1, whole genome shotgun sequence:
- the LOC131891851 gene encoding uncharacterized protein LOC131891851, translated as MINRPTLAPTREKITFYMSPELALMELETGKIISASFEEIPPITIPSITFHNLQAQWGMDILACSNNSKECHYWSKDTNQWTTFPALNSVHTGGSMSVVGGTPVVIAGRDENNNVHGIVNIFNVTTQKWIRGPSLMPIRTAHTTVVLNETTLLVIGGYDNFHLDAVNIFNLDELSWSDLNSLPQPTYRMLCGLVNITYLLCIGGEVPGQLVNEAYVLDLSISNPEWERKPSFDLEDPALGGFIYQIRDDLYCMTIFTSSYKPSMTLRRMNLNHATLTWENLEVFTNFVGNIVSPYVLNGFQIKP; from the exons ATGATAAACCgtccgaccctagcacccaccagagaaaaaataacattttatATGTCCCCAGAGCTTGCATTGATGGAATTGGAAACTGGAAAAATCATTTCAGCATCATTTGAGGAGATTCCCCCCATTACCATCCCTTCCATCACTTTTCACAACTTACAGGCTCAATGGGGAATGGACATTTTGGCTTGTTCAAATAATTCAAAGGAATGCCATTATTGGAGTAAAG ACACGAACCAATGGACGACATTTCCGGCCTTGAACTCAGTTCATACGGGGGGAAGCATGAGTGTGGTTGGAGGAACTCCTGTTGTAATTGCGGGGAGAGATGAGAATAATAACGTACACGGCATTGTGAACATCTTTAACGTAACGACTCAAAAATGGATCCGTGGACCTTCTTTAATGCCAATTCGAACCGCTCATACCACAGTGGTGCTCAATGAGACGACCTTGCTGGTGATTGGGGGTTATGACAATTTCCACCTAGATGCTGTGAATATTTTCAACCTGGATGAGCTGTCATGGAGTGATTTGAATAGCCTACCACAGCCAACCTATAGAATGCTTTGTGGTTTGGTCAATATAACCTATCTCTTGTGTATTGGAGGTGAAGTGCCCGGTCAACTTGTGAATGAGGCGTATGTTTTGGATTTGTCTATTAGTAACCCTGAATGGGAAAGAAAACCATCGTTTGACCTTGAGGACCCAGCACTAGGAGGGTTCATCTATCAAATCAGAGATGACCTTTATTGCATGACTATTTTTACTTCGTCATACAAGCCATCAATGACATTGAGAAGAATGAACTTAAACCACGCAACTCTAACATGGGAAAACCTGGAAGTATTTACAAACTTTGTGGGCAACATTGTTTCGCCTTATGTATTAAACGGCTTTCAGATTAAACCATGA